TCTGCCTTTACATGCTTCAAGCTACGATAATATCTTGTTTTCACCGTCGACTCCGGGATTTGTAAGGTCTCCGCAATATCTTGGAACGTATAATCTGTAAATAACTTCAAACGAATAATCTGTTGAAAGGATGTTTCCAGCCCATTGATAACATCGATTACACCTTTTACTTCTTCCTTTTGTAGAAGTGTGTTTGTAAAATCCTTCTCATTTCCAAACTCCATATCATTAATTTCAACTGAGAGTTTTTGAACTTTATAATGTCTCGAACGAAAATAATCAACTACTTTATAAGTAGCAATTTTGTACAACCAAGTTCGGAAGGACGATCGCTTTCCTTCAAACCGGTAGAGTGCCTGGAGCATATTAATAAATATTTCTTGCGTTAAATCGAGAGATTGCTCTTGGTCCAAAGTCTGTTTATATACGTAATGATAGATTTCGCGATAATAGTTTTTTA
The sequence above is drawn from the Bacillus spongiae genome and encodes:
- a CDS encoding RNA polymerase sigma factor, whose translation is MNQDLVLIEQIKKKGSEVAANELVKNYYREIYHYVYKQTLDQEQSLDLTQEIFINMLQALYRFEGKRSSFRTWLYKIATYKVVDYFRSRHYKVQKLSVEINDMEFGNEKDFTNTLLQKEEVKGVIDVINGLETSFQQIIRLKLFTDYTFQDIAETLQIPESTVKTRYYRSLKHVKAELKEADKDA